One part of the Prochlorococcus marinus str. MIT 9313 genome encodes these proteins:
- a CDS encoding ecotin yields MQASIQNRIFFGLVVLWSTTVLEPLRAIPRMDLNDYPQPIAGHQRWVIQLPGLLAKSSDPGLSTNAVDWRVQLIVGRTIQLVCNQYHLAGQGLRMERFQGAEQRMLYSVAGAVKVMSTRMVCPPDEPKRESFLVLGSKPYLVPYNASFPIVVDVPDGLEVRWRLWKAEITQREAIKL; encoded by the coding sequence ATGCAGGCATCAATTCAGAACAGAATCTTTTTCGGGCTGGTTGTTTTGTGGTCGACGACAGTGTTGGAACCCCTGCGGGCAATACCTCGAATGGATTTGAATGATTACCCGCAGCCGATTGCTGGACATCAACGCTGGGTGATTCAGCTCCCAGGGTTGCTAGCAAAAAGTTCTGATCCTGGCCTGTCCACTAATGCTGTGGATTGGCGGGTCCAGTTGATTGTGGGTCGAACGATCCAATTGGTCTGCAATCAGTATCACTTGGCTGGTCAAGGGCTGAGGATGGAGCGGTTTCAAGGAGCTGAGCAGCGGATGCTCTATAGCGTTGCAGGTGCAGTCAAGGTGATGTCCACCCGCATGGTTTGTCCTCCTGATGAGCCGAAGCGTGAGAGCTTTCTTGTTCTTGGCAGTAAGCCTTATTTGGTGCCCTATAACGCCTCCTTTCCGATAGTGGTTGATGTACCTGACGGCTTAGAGGTGCGTTGGCGGTTGTGGAAGGCTGAGATCACTCAGCGGGAGGCAATCAAGCTTTGA
- the queC gene encoding 7-cyano-7-deazaguanine synthase QueC has product MIHSTTIALLSGGLDSATAAALAVEAGQKVIGLSFDYGQRHRKELQAADALAAHMGLSEHHVISVNLGSWGGSSLTDLTQTVPSEGVVDGVIPNTYVPGRNTVFIAIGLSLAEARNANQLVLGINAMDYSGYPDCRPDYLRAYQSLADLANKAGREGHGIKLWAPLIDWNKKQIVQEALRLGVPIDKTWSCYSGGDHACGICDSCRIRDAALSEAGRSDLCSKSTP; this is encoded by the coding sequence ATGATCCACTCAACAACCATTGCCCTGCTATCAGGAGGTCTTGATTCCGCCACTGCCGCTGCCTTGGCAGTGGAAGCAGGTCAAAAGGTCATCGGACTTTCGTTCGATTACGGGCAACGACATCGCAAAGAACTGCAAGCCGCTGACGCGCTGGCGGCCCACATGGGTCTAAGCGAACACCATGTAATCAGTGTCAACCTTGGCAGTTGGGGAGGCTCCTCCCTCACCGATCTAACGCAAACAGTACCCAGTGAAGGAGTCGTTGACGGAGTGATCCCCAACACTTACGTACCTGGACGCAACACGGTCTTCATTGCCATTGGCCTCAGTCTTGCCGAAGCACGTAATGCCAATCAGCTGGTGTTAGGGATAAATGCAATGGACTACTCCGGCTATCCAGACTGCAGACCTGACTATCTCAGGGCCTATCAGAGCTTGGCTGATCTGGCGAATAAAGCTGGCCGTGAAGGACATGGAATCAAACTCTGGGCTCCTTTAATTGATTGGAACAAGAAACAAATTGTGCAAGAAGCACTTCGACTCGGAGTACCGATCGATAAAACCTGGAGCTGCTATAGCGGAGGCGATCATGCCTGCGGTATATGCGACAGCTGCCGCATCCGCGATGCAGCTTTGAGCGAGGCTGGCAGATCAGATCTCTGCAGCAAGTCAACACCATGA
- a CDS encoding anthranilate synthase component I family protein, which produces MTSLERRLCRWQEPAKLAKQLTKTWGEAGLVWLDGDGSGLGRWATLAVDPINQICCRGIPGEKGASNPFEALRDLEPGHWTGWLSYEAAAWIEPKNPWKADCMATLWMAQHDPVLRFDLQKHQLWIEGCHPKRLQELASWLEANPPEDAPKRSKDESLLATTDLNIPVNAWQWLTTRADYARDVQQIRHWIANGDIFQANLSACCTTTIPSGSFAVDLFLKLRHHNPAPFAGLVIAAGLANGEAVISASPERFLKALPTGEIETRPIKGTRPRHPNQSQDSDLAADLVCSSKDRAENVMIVDLLRNDLGRVCQPGSITVPQLVGLESYPHVHHLTSIVQGRLRSDQSWVDLLQACWPGGSISGAPKLRACQRLNELEPTARGPYCGSLLHLNWDGQLDSSILIRSMLLEGNTLRAHAGCGIVTGSDPYCEADELNWKLLPLLEALQ; this is translated from the coding sequence ATGACTTCTCTAGAGCGGCGACTTTGCCGCTGGCAAGAACCAGCGAAGTTGGCAAAACAACTCACCAAAACTTGGGGAGAAGCTGGGCTTGTCTGGCTGGATGGAGACGGCAGTGGTCTAGGTCGTTGGGCGACCCTGGCAGTCGATCCCATTAATCAGATTTGTTGCCGAGGCATCCCTGGCGAAAAAGGCGCCAGCAACCCATTCGAAGCCCTACGTGATCTAGAACCAGGACACTGGACAGGCTGGCTTAGCTACGAAGCAGCAGCATGGATAGAACCCAAAAATCCCTGGAAAGCAGATTGCATGGCGACTCTGTGGATGGCGCAACATGACCCAGTACTGCGATTTGACCTTCAAAAGCATCAACTCTGGATTGAAGGATGTCATCCCAAACGACTGCAAGAATTGGCAAGCTGGCTAGAAGCCAACCCACCTGAAGATGCACCTAAAAGGAGCAAAGATGAGTCGTTACTTGCAACAACAGACCTCAATATTCCCGTCAATGCATGGCAATGGCTCACCACTAGAGCTGACTATGCACGTGATGTGCAGCAGATCAGACATTGGATTGCCAACGGCGATATTTTCCAAGCCAATCTCAGCGCTTGCTGTACCACCACGATCCCTTCCGGAAGCTTCGCCGTAGACCTTTTCCTAAAACTTCGTCACCACAACCCAGCTCCATTTGCCGGCCTAGTGATAGCTGCAGGCCTTGCAAACGGTGAAGCCGTGATCTCCGCCTCTCCAGAGCGTTTCCTAAAAGCACTCCCCACAGGAGAAATTGAAACTCGACCAATCAAAGGGACCCGACCACGCCACCCCAATCAAAGCCAAGACTCTGATCTGGCAGCTGATCTTGTTTGCAGCAGCAAAGACCGAGCTGAAAACGTGATGATCGTCGATCTATTGCGCAACGATCTAGGGCGAGTCTGTCAACCCGGCTCCATCACAGTGCCTCAATTGGTAGGCCTTGAGAGCTATCCCCATGTGCATCACCTCACCTCAATAGTGCAAGGACGGCTTCGATCAGACCAATCTTGGGTAGACCTACTACAAGCCTGTTGGCCGGGAGGCTCCATCAGCGGTGCCCCCAAGCTGCGCGCCTGTCAGCGGCTGAACGAACTGGAACCAACAGCACGCGGGCCCTATTGCGGATCGTTGTTGCATCTCAACTGGGATGGGCAGCTCGACAGCAGCATTCTGATTCGCTCGATGTTGCTCGAGGGGAACACGTTACGAGCCCATGCCGGCTGCGGCATCGTGACCGGTTCCGACCCCTATTGCGAAGCTGATGAGCTGAACTGGAAACTGCTGCCACTACTGGAGGCACTGCAATGA
- a CDS encoding aminotransferase class IV encodes MKNQIAWIDGSWGSTAELALPLGDRGLQLADGIFETILILDGHPQLLNAHLSRWQTSACLLEMAPPPTAKWLTPLIKEGLKQCNLDNGNGALRLNWSRGDRSSRGISLPQSNPSSTTHRFWLELNAVEPCFTPLTTIISCHERRNANSRLSRCKTFAYGQAIQARHEAQKANCDEAILLSTSGELCCGSTANLIVRRNNHWLTPRLASGCLPGVMRQQGLEQGWLQETQLEATPEKDDQWLLINSLSCQPIVKLDDHLLRAWSDPEGLWYSLLKANNTDTSPRHTD; translated from the coding sequence ATGAAAAACCAGATTGCCTGGATCGATGGCAGCTGGGGTAGCACTGCGGAGCTCGCTCTTCCTCTAGGAGATCGAGGCCTGCAGCTTGCCGATGGCATCTTTGAGACAATTCTGATCCTTGATGGACATCCACAACTCCTCAATGCTCATCTCAGCCGCTGGCAGACCAGCGCATGCCTACTAGAGATGGCCCCCCCGCCTACAGCGAAATGGTTGACACCTCTGATCAAAGAGGGCCTGAAACAATGCAACTTGGACAATGGCAATGGGGCCCTGCGCCTCAACTGGAGCCGTGGCGATAGGTCAAGCCGAGGCATCAGCCTGCCCCAGAGCAACCCGAGTTCAACAACCCATCGCTTCTGGCTAGAGCTGAATGCAGTGGAGCCCTGCTTTACTCCACTTACCACGATCATCAGTTGCCATGAGCGTCGCAACGCCAATAGTCGCTTGAGTCGTTGCAAAACCTTCGCCTACGGTCAAGCGATACAGGCCCGCCACGAAGCACAAAAAGCGAATTGCGATGAGGCCATCCTGCTAAGCACAAGCGGTGAACTTTGTTGTGGCAGTACCGCCAACCTCATCGTGCGACGAAACAATCATTGGCTCACACCTCGGCTTGCTAGTGGCTGTCTACCAGGTGTCATGCGACAACAGGGCCTCGAACAAGGATGGCTGCAAGAAACTCAACTAGAAGCCACACCAGAAAAAGATGATCAATGGCTACTGATTAATAGCCTCAGCTGCCAACCCATCGTGAAGCTCGATGATCATCTGCTCAGAGCATGGTCGGATCCTGAAGGCCTTTGGTACTCCCTCTTAAAAGCCAACAACACTGACACTTCTCCCAGACATACAGATTAA
- the urtE gene encoding urea ABC transporter ATP-binding subunit UrtE — protein MTILEIRGLNTYYGESHILRDVDLTVKAGEMVCLIGRNGVGKTTLLKSLIGLLRPRSGEILFNGEGLDRHPPHQRARAGIGYVPQGREIIPHLTVEENLMLGMEALPGGLARNHSIDPLVYELFPILQEFLPRKGGDLSGGQQQQLAIARALLGKPKLLLLDEPTEGIQPNIVQDIERAVRRIIAETGIGVLLVEQHLHFVRQADRYYAMQRGGIVASGPTSDLSQAVVDQFLSV, from the coding sequence ATGACCATTCTTGAGATCCGTGGTCTAAACACCTACTACGGTGAGAGCCATATCCTTAGGGATGTCGACCTCACTGTGAAAGCTGGTGAGATGGTCTGCTTGATTGGCCGCAACGGTGTGGGCAAGACCACCTTGTTGAAATCATTGATCGGTCTGTTGCGTCCTCGTAGTGGAGAGATTCTGTTTAATGGTGAAGGCTTGGATCGCCATCCTCCGCATCAGCGGGCACGTGCTGGCATTGGTTATGTGCCTCAGGGGCGAGAAATTATTCCCCATCTGACGGTGGAGGAGAACCTGATGCTAGGGATGGAGGCATTGCCCGGCGGCTTGGCGCGAAACCACAGCATTGACCCGCTTGTTTATGAGTTGTTCCCGATCCTGCAGGAGTTTTTGCCGCGTAAGGGCGGAGACCTCAGTGGTGGGCAACAGCAGCAGCTTGCGATTGCTCGGGCTCTGCTTGGTAAGCCGAAATTGCTCCTGCTAGATGAACCGACAGAGGGTATTCAGCCCAATATCGTTCAAGACATTGAAAGGGCTGTTCGACGCATCATTGCCGAGACAGGGATTGGCGTTCTTTTGGTAGAGCAGCATCTGCACTTTGTTCGTCAAGCTGATCGCTACTACGCCATGCAACGAGGTGGCATTGTGGCCAGTGGTCCGACCAGCGATCTTAGTCAGGCAGTGGTGGATCAATTCCTCAGTGTATGA